In Flammeovirgaceae bacterium 311, one DNA window encodes the following:
- a CDS encoding Thrombospondin type 3 repeat-containing protein, with product MYTILKRNTFSRLLAFLFLLALYAPITGCTDDDDVNVTDPVVVADPLSPAPLVTTTLTGTVLDEEGEPLAGVTVRVHGATATTSADGLFRLQDIRVPGNRCVISCEKQGYFTGVRAEAPLKNRETSVRIRLMNSAHTHTIDAGAGGAAILANGSKVEIPAGGLVTESGSVYDGQVNMSVRYMDPTATSFGAFVAGGDMLARRTDRSTSILYSYGILRVELSGSSGEKLQLAAGKLSTLTVAIPVDQLATAPSTIPLWYFDEEAGIWEEDGFATRQGDKYIGTVSHFTDWNCDDPKEFATIIGRVVDCNGGYVVQGEVFVGQSTSDLSNGVVLDNTGPNGGTESGFSIRVPAGMPLMVVVPPPLVPVLSTTEATDWVLVPVPPLEPGQVYDVGDIMPNPCPSIAAGSFKLKQGDKVASVTVHAMGAGGNNLYNGVIPVPNVETTFSLNFLAANRGYSMLVVTESGLAVSKEFQTSGAGETAELGIIDLTGPQHIPVAGLVLCQNTPVANAAVVVEWAGGSVSTTTDNLGLYELSMPVGTAATARINHANGTGIMEFQTPASDGYRINTINICTPNTATGENSFTISGDGYDSTPKAIQLRAYPNSYGYFNRDEGLTQLVISDASEILDVNLIFPGNSGGTAEKSSRTGARIWIKSGDKTMNYWAGFDMDGTDLDLNITRYSAVDGLIEGTFSGTFRGDNGSFITITKGKFSVIRYYDFSGPECNGFCM from the coding sequence ATGTATACGATCTTGAAAAGAAACACATTCAGCAGGCTCCTTGCCTTTCTGTTTCTTCTGGCACTATATGCTCCCATTACCGGCTGTACCGACGATGATGATGTTAATGTTACGGACCCTGTTGTGGTAGCGGATCCACTGAGCCCTGCGCCTCTGGTTACCACCACCCTGACCGGCACTGTGCTGGATGAAGAAGGGGAACCATTAGCCGGTGTTACTGTCAGGGTACATGGAGCAACTGCAACAACTTCTGCAGATGGTTTATTCAGGCTGCAGGATATCAGGGTGCCTGGCAACCGCTGTGTGATCAGCTGTGAGAAGCAAGGCTATTTTACCGGCGTACGTGCCGAGGCGCCTCTTAAAAACAGGGAAACATCTGTACGCATTCGTTTAATGAACAGTGCTCACACGCATACCATTGATGCAGGTGCCGGGGGTGCGGCGATCCTGGCCAATGGATCAAAAGTGGAAATTCCTGCTGGCGGTCTGGTAACCGAATCTGGCAGTGTGTACGATGGGCAGGTAAACATGAGCGTGCGCTACATGGATCCTACCGCGACCAGCTTTGGGGCTTTTGTGGCAGGTGGAGACATGCTGGCCCGCAGAACAGACAGAAGTACCAGTATCCTCTACTCTTATGGTATTCTGCGGGTGGAGCTTAGCGGCAGTAGCGGTGAGAAGCTGCAGCTGGCTGCAGGAAAGCTTTCTACCTTAACAGTGGCCATTCCTGTAGACCAGCTCGCTACAGCGCCCTCTACAATTCCCCTCTGGTATTTTGATGAAGAGGCCGGTATCTGGGAGGAGGATGGTTTTGCCACCCGCCAGGGAGATAAGTATATTGGTACAGTAAGCCATTTTACCGATTGGAACTGCGATGATCCAAAAGAATTTGCTACCATTATCGGCAGGGTGGTGGACTGCAACGGCGGATACGTTGTTCAGGGAGAAGTTTTTGTAGGCCAGTCTACCAGCGATCTGAGCAATGGCGTTGTTCTGGACAACACAGGACCCAACGGTGGTACAGAATCAGGTTTCAGCATCAGGGTGCCTGCCGGAATGCCCCTGATGGTGGTGGTGCCCCCGCCACTGGTCCCTGTATTATCAACTACTGAAGCCACAGACTGGGTTTTAGTGCCGGTTCCACCACTTGAACCCGGGCAGGTGTATGATGTAGGCGATATTATGCCAAATCCATGCCCTTCCATTGCAGCGGGCAGCTTCAAATTAAAGCAGGGAGATAAAGTAGCTTCAGTTACCGTACATGCAATGGGTGCCGGAGGCAACAACCTGTACAATGGTGTTATTCCTGTTCCAAATGTAGAAACCACCTTTTCACTTAATTTTTTGGCTGCCAATAGAGGCTACTCTATGCTTGTTGTGACTGAATCCGGATTGGCGGTTTCAAAAGAGTTTCAGACATCAGGTGCCGGCGAAACTGCTGAATTAGGCATCATTGACCTCACCGGTCCCCAGCACATTCCTGTTGCAGGGCTGGTTCTGTGCCAGAATACACCTGTGGCAAATGCAGCTGTTGTTGTTGAGTGGGCAGGCGGTTCTGTGAGCACTACTACGGATAACCTTGGCTTATATGAGCTGTCAATGCCGGTTGGTACTGCGGCTACTGCCAGGATAAACCATGCAAATGGTACAGGAATCATGGAATTCCAGACACCTGCCAGCGATGGCTACAGGATCAACACCATCAACATTTGCACACCCAATACGGCTACAGGGGAAAACAGTTTTACCATCAGCGGAGATGGATACGATAGCACCCCCAAAGCCATACAACTGAGAGCTTATCCCAACAGTTATGGTTATTTTAACCGGGATGAAGGCCTTACCCAGTTAGTGATATCAGATGCATCAGAGATACTGGATGTAAACCTGATCTTCCCGGGAAATTCGGGTGGAACGGCAGAAAAAAGTAGTAGAACAGGGGCAAGGATATGGATTAAGTCCGGAGACAAGACTATGAATTACTGGGCCGGCTTCGATATGGATGGAACAGATCTTGATTTAAACATTACCCGCTACAGCGCAGTGGATGGACTCATTGAGGGAACTTTCTCCGGCACTTTCAGAGGCGATAATGGAAGCTTTATTACCATTACCAAAGGTAAATTTTCTGTAATCCGGTACTATGACTTTAGTGGTCCGGAGTGTAACGGATTTTGCATGTAA
- a CDS encoding acetyl-coenzyme A synthetase (COG0365 Acyl-coenzyme A synthetases/AMP-(fatty) acid ligases) codes for MSNYHIKSLEEYFKIYRKSVREPELFWEEVAEEHFAWRKRWNKVLEWDFSKPEVKWFEGAKLNITENCIDRHLLSKGEQTAIIFEPNNPDEEAQHISYNELFKRVNQFANVLKEHGIKKGDRVCVYLPMIPELAISILACARIGAIHSVVFAGFSSTALATRINDSDCKMVITSDGSYRGAKTIDLKAIVDEALKDCAGIETVLVAKRTNTEVKMKEGRDKWLQPLLDKASAACEPEIMDAEDPLFILYTSGSTGKPKGMVHSTAGYMVFTAYTFKNVFQYRNGDVYWCTADIGWITGHSYIVYGPLANGATTVMFEGVPNYPDFSRFWNIIEKHKVNQFYTAPTAIRSLAKESLSYLEKHDLSSLKVLGSVGEPINEEAWHWYNDNVGNHKSPIVDTWWQTETGGIMISPIPYVTPTIPTFATMPLPGVQLALMSEGGEELTGNLVEGRLCITFPWPAIARTIWGNHQRFKDTYFSTYENKYFTGDGARRDAVGYYRITGRVDDVIIVSGHNLGTAPIEDAINEHPAVAESAIVGCPHDIKGNALYGFITLKETGESRVQANLRKEINQIITEHIGPIAKLDTIQFTTGLPKTRSGKIMRRILRKIACKDTSNLGDISTLQDPEIVQQIIDESAAIQ; via the coding sequence ATGAGCAACTACCACATCAAAAGTTTAGAAGAGTATTTCAAAATTTATCGGAAATCGGTTCGAGAGCCTGAATTATTCTGGGAAGAAGTAGCCGAGGAACATTTCGCCTGGAGAAAACGCTGGAACAAAGTACTCGAATGGGACTTTAGCAAACCCGAGGTTAAATGGTTTGAGGGCGCAAAGTTAAACATTACCGAAAACTGTATAGACCGGCATCTGCTCTCAAAAGGCGAGCAAACAGCTATCATATTCGAGCCTAATAATCCTGATGAAGAAGCGCAGCACATTAGCTACAATGAGCTGTTTAAACGTGTAAACCAGTTCGCAAACGTTCTAAAAGAACATGGTATCAAAAAAGGTGACCGGGTATGTGTGTACCTGCCCATGATACCGGAGCTGGCCATTTCCATACTTGCCTGTGCCAGAATTGGCGCCATACATTCTGTAGTATTTGCCGGATTCTCTTCTACTGCTTTGGCAACCAGGATTAACGATAGCGATTGTAAGATGGTGATTACCTCAGATGGCTCTTATCGCGGCGCTAAGACTATTGACCTTAAGGCAATTGTGGATGAAGCTTTGAAAGATTGTGCAGGTATAGAGACCGTACTGGTTGCTAAAAGGACCAATACAGAAGTGAAGATGAAAGAGGGCCGCGACAAATGGCTGCAGCCTCTGCTGGATAAGGCCTCTGCTGCATGTGAGCCTGAAATTATGGATGCCGAAGATCCTTTGTTTATTTTATATACTTCGGGATCTACCGGCAAACCAAAAGGAATGGTGCATAGTACTGCCGGTTATATGGTATTCACAGCCTATACTTTTAAAAATGTGTTTCAGTACAGAAATGGAGATGTTTACTGGTGTACTGCTGATATTGGCTGGATTACCGGGCACAGTTACATTGTATATGGCCCGCTGGCCAATGGCGCTACAACGGTAATGTTTGAGGGAGTTCCAAACTACCCGGATTTTAGCCGGTTCTGGAATATTATAGAAAAACACAAGGTTAATCAGTTCTATACGGCACCAACGGCAATACGTTCACTGGCCAAAGAAAGCCTTAGCTACCTGGAAAAACACGACCTTTCTTCCCTGAAGGTTTTAGGCTCGGTTGGTGAACCGATTAATGAAGAAGCCTGGCACTGGTACAATGATAATGTAGGCAACCACAAAAGCCCGATTGTAGATACCTGGTGGCAAACCGAAACCGGTGGTATCATGATCTCCCCTATTCCATACGTTACCCCTACCATACCTACTTTTGCCACCATGCCCCTGCCGGGAGTACAGCTTGCCCTGATGAGTGAAGGGGGCGAAGAACTTACAGGAAACCTGGTGGAGGGGAGGCTTTGTATTACATTTCCATGGCCTGCTATTGCCAGAACAATCTGGGGAAATCATCAGCGCTTTAAGGATACCTACTTCTCTACTTATGAAAACAAATATTTTACAGGCGACGGCGCCAGAAGAGATGCTGTAGGATATTACCGGATTACAGGCAGGGTAGATGATGTTATCATTGTTTCAGGACATAACCTGGGAACGGCCCCTATCGAGGATGCCATCAACGAACATCCGGCTGTGGCTGAATCTGCCATTGTTGGTTGTCCGCATGATATAAAAGGAAATGCCCTGTATGGTTTTATTACTCTGAAAGAAACAGGAGAATCCAGGGTGCAGGCAAACCTGCGCAAAGAAATCAACCAGATTATTACGGAACATATTGGCCCAATTGCCAAACTGGATACCATACAGTTTACAACAGGCTTACCAAAAACACGTTCCGGTAAAATCATGAGAAGGATTCTTAGAAAAATTGCCTGCAAGGATACAAGTAACCTGGGTGATATTTCCACCCTTCAGGATCCTGAAATTGTACAGCAAATTATTGATGAAAGTGCGGCAATACAATAG
- a CDS encoding response regulator containing a CheY-like receiver domain and an HTH DNA-binding domain (COG2202 FOG: PAS/PAC domain), with the protein MSTIPISEALHQKIKEKVAQVAAVAKDLPGVVIIHYISDFSVEYISPRGEAELGLSLEAIKKLGPGYVAQFFNPEDAKEYVPKISALLERNNMEESTSFFQQVRISHVQEWVWHISSVKIFMQDEQGKPLLSITIAFPIDPLNHITTKVDRLLEENIFIRTHHANFKKLSKRECEVLRLLALGKSSPETATALFITTTTVETHRKNIKQKLNTNSFYELCQYARAFDLI; encoded by the coding sequence ATGTCTACCATCCCCATCAGCGAGGCTTTACATCAGAAGATAAAAGAGAAAGTTGCCCAGGTTGCCGCTGTTGCCAAAGACTTGCCTGGTGTAGTGATCATCCATTACATCAGCGACTTTTCTGTAGAATATATATCCCCCAGAGGGGAGGCTGAGCTGGGCTTATCCCTGGAGGCAATCAAAAAGCTTGGTCCCGGGTATGTTGCCCAGTTTTTCAATCCTGAAGATGCTAAAGAGTATGTTCCGAAAATATCCGCTTTGCTGGAACGTAACAATATGGAAGAAAGCACTTCTTTCTTTCAGCAGGTGCGCATCTCACATGTACAGGAGTGGGTGTGGCATATCAGCAGTGTAAAAATCTTTATGCAGGACGAACAGGGAAAGCCCCTGTTATCCATCACCATTGCATTTCCGATAGATCCTTTAAATCATATTACCACTAAGGTAGATCGTTTGCTGGAGGAGAACATCTTTATCAGAACACACCACGCCAACTTTAAAAAACTAAGCAAGCGCGAGTGTGAGGTGCTGCGCCTGCTGGCTTTAGGTAAAAGCTCTCCGGAAACAGCTACAGCATTATTTATCACCACCACCACTGTGGAAACGCACAGAAAAAACATCAAGCAAAAACTAAATACCAACTCTTTCTATGAACTCTGCCAGTACGCCAGAGCTTTTGATCTGATCTGA